In Alkalinema sp. FACHB-956, a single genomic region encodes these proteins:
- a CDS encoding ABC transporter ATP-binding protein, which produces MTVQSSRPVTSAQITPSVAKLVNVSVSFGNGTDRNEVLQDINLALATGDFVCVLGSSGCGKTTLLRVLAAYQKPTQGSIWVAGKPHTAPNADVGVVFQRPNLFPWLSIARNVEFGLQMKRVAKLERKQRASAVLDMVDLAHAAHLLPYQLSGGMQQRAAIARTLAAEPQIILMDEPFGALDALTRESMQTHLRGIWQKTQKTIFFITHDVEEALLLSTRILVMHARPGRIVKEIANPFAQRSLDESASTLRLSQDFIAMRELLVNSIRTDQME; this is translated from the coding sequence ATGACAGTCCAAAGTAGCAGACCCGTTACATCAGCACAGATCACCCCTAGTGTTGCCAAGCTTGTGAATGTTAGCGTTAGCTTTGGTAATGGCACTGATCGTAACGAAGTTTTACAGGATATTAATCTAGCCTTAGCCACTGGTGATTTTGTCTGTGTTCTGGGTTCCTCCGGTTGTGGCAAAACCACCCTACTGCGGGTACTTGCAGCTTATCAAAAACCAACTCAAGGCTCCATTTGGGTGGCAGGCAAACCCCATACCGCACCGAATGCCGATGTTGGCGTGGTATTTCAGCGACCCAATTTGTTTCCTTGGCTCTCGATCGCCCGCAATGTTGAATTCGGCCTACAGATGAAACGGGTTGCCAAACTAGAGCGCAAACAGCGGGCCTCAGCCGTACTGGACATGGTGGATCTGGCCCATGCAGCCCATTTGTTGCCCTATCAACTGTCTGGCGGTATGCAGCAACGAGCCGCGATCGCTCGCACCTTAGCCGCCGAGCCCCAAATCATCCTCATGGATGAACCCTTTGGGGCATTAGATGCCCTAACCCGCGAGTCAATGCAAACTCACCTGCGGGGGATTTGGCAAAAAACCCAGAAAACTATCTTTTTTATCACCCACGATGTCGAGGAGGCATTGCTCCTATCCACCCGGATTCTCGTGATGCACGCTCGTCCTGGTCGGATTGTCAAGGAAATTGCTAATCCATTTGCCCAGCGATCGCTCGATGAATCCGCCTCGACCCTGCGACTTTCCCAAGACTTTATCGCAATGCGAGAACTGCTGGTTAATAGCATCCGGACTGATCAGATGGAATAG
- a CDS encoding FAD-binding protein, producing the protein MSVSTHVSIQAETELQLTADVLVVGGGPAAAWAAWSAASQGARVVVVDKGFLGTSGAAAASGNGIMAPSPEHWERISQERYRLGKDLANRRWIERVIEKTWLSLPLVESWGYRFPKENGKSVRQSYYGPEYMRILRKTLLRAGVQILDQSPALELLLTQDGAVAGARGIQRQHDRAYTVRAGAVVLANGGCAFLSKALGCNTNTGDGLLMAAEVGGELSSMEASNHYAISTAFNATVTRGVPFGWATFTDEAGNDLGGYINGRRDPSFLPKALLQGPVYAQLDRATPEVKAVIEKSHFIAFLPYKKAEIDPYTERVPVTMLLEGTVRGTGGIRLVADDCATTVPGLYAAGDAASREFLAGLSSGGGGPNAAWAISTGQWAGAGAATFAKGLGDQIHAREVFPAGQAGLRSTHQDSFDSAAIVEGVQAEVFPLEKNHFRSEAGLVHSLAQLETLWRQVQGTPKQDTVRDVEFSRRAAALTAVARWGYFSALHRTESRGEHLRVDYPDTDPQQRYYQASGGLDRLWVRRDWIRDREDTRENAIAATITSSNPTPIATINPAGNQSELTIAAGGSL; encoded by the coding sequence ATGTCCGTGTCTACTCATGTATCGATTCAGGCTGAAACGGAATTGCAACTCACTGCCGATGTCCTAGTTGTGGGCGGGGGGCCTGCTGCGGCTTGGGCGGCTTGGTCTGCGGCCAGCCAAGGCGCAAGAGTGGTTGTAGTGGATAAGGGATTTTTAGGCACGAGTGGAGCCGCCGCCGCCAGTGGCAATGGCATTATGGCTCCGAGCCCCGAGCATTGGGAACGGATTAGCCAGGAGCGTTATCGCCTGGGAAAAGACCTCGCCAATCGTCGTTGGATTGAGCGTGTCATTGAAAAAACCTGGCTTAGTTTGCCCCTCGTAGAAAGTTGGGGGTATCGCTTTCCTAAGGAAAATGGGAAATCGGTGCGGCAGAGTTACTACGGCCCTGAATATATGCGGATTCTGCGCAAGACCTTGCTGCGCGCTGGGGTGCAAATTCTCGATCAAAGCCCCGCCTTAGAGCTGTTACTCACCCAGGATGGGGCCGTGGCCGGTGCACGGGGTATCCAGCGACAACACGATCGGGCCTATACCGTTCGGGCTGGAGCCGTGGTGTTAGCCAATGGGGGCTGTGCTTTTCTAAGTAAAGCCTTGGGTTGCAATACCAATACGGGGGATGGGCTCCTGATGGCCGCAGAGGTGGGGGGCGAACTGTCCAGTATGGAGGCATCCAATCACTATGCCATTTCGACGGCCTTTAATGCCACGGTGACGCGGGGAGTGCCCTTTGGTTGGGCCACCTTTACCGATGAAGCGGGCAATGATTTGGGCGGTTATATCAATGGTCGTCGTGACCCAAGCTTTTTGCCCAAGGCGCTGCTGCAAGGCCCAGTCTATGCCCAGTTGGATCGAGCCACCCCCGAAGTCAAAGCAGTGATTGAGAAATCGCACTTTATTGCCTTCTTGCCCTACAAAAAAGCAGAGATTGATCCCTACACAGAACGGGTACCTGTGACAATGCTGTTGGAGGGAACTGTGCGGGGGACGGGAGGCATTCGGCTTGTGGCTGATGACTGCGCGACGACGGTTCCCGGTTTGTATGCAGCGGGGGATGCGGCTTCCCGAGAATTTTTAGCAGGACTCAGCTCTGGGGGTGGAGGTCCCAATGCCGCTTGGGCCATCTCCACAGGGCAATGGGCGGGGGCGGGGGCAGCGACCTTTGCCAAGGGTCTGGGGGATCAAATTCATGCCAGGGAGGTTTTTCCCGCAGGACAGGCCGGATTACGATCGACCCATCAGGACTCCTTTGATAGTGCGGCGATCGTTGAAGGGGTACAGGCGGAGGTCTTTCCTTTAGAAAAAAATCACTTCCGATCTGAGGCCGGTTTGGTTCATTCCTTAGCCCAATTGGAAACCCTATGGCGACAGGTTCAGGGAACCCCCAAACAAGATACCGTACGGGATGTGGAATTTTCGCGCCGTGCCGCTGCCCTCACTGCGGTGGCCCGCTGGGGTTACTTTAGTGCGCTCCATCGCACCGAAAGTCGGGGGGAACATCTGCGCGTCGATTATCCCGATACCGATCCCCAGCAGCGTTATTACCAAGCATCGGGCGGCTTAGATCGGCTCTGGGTGCGGCGCGACTGGATTCGCGATCGAGAAGATACGAGAGAAAACGCTATCGCTGCTACCATCACTTCCTCTAATCCAACCCCCATTGCAACGATTAATCCAGCGGGCAATCAGTCTGAACTCACCATCGCTGCCGGAGGATCCCTATGA
- a CDS encoding class I SAM-dependent methyltransferase family protein, with the protein MPKDWFEWHNLYQREERLQQRLEIVQGYITRSLDAQPPGPIQIVSACAGDGRDLRGALLNHPRRAEVSARLIELNPQLVEQGQSAIGQTGLANQIELLQGDATLSDNYAGAVPADIVLVCGIFGNLADEAALQQLIGNLKFLAKTGALVAWTRGHRDGIAYSDLVRQTFQSAQFEEVDFQLTATGDMGVGLHRYVGTPAPLPANQHLFVFSGSPDRAVAPT; encoded by the coding sequence ATGCCTAAGGATTGGTTTGAATGGCATAACCTCTATCAGCGCGAGGAACGCCTCCAACAACGCCTTGAAATCGTGCAGGGGTATATTACCCGATCGCTGGATGCCCAGCCCCCTGGCCCGATTCAGATCGTGAGTGCCTGCGCGGGGGACGGGCGCGATTTACGGGGGGCATTGCTCAACCATCCCCGCCGCGCTGAGGTTTCTGCCCGATTAATTGAACTCAATCCGCAATTGGTGGAACAGGGTCAATCCGCGATCGGGCAGACCGGTTTAGCCAACCAAATTGAGTTACTTCAGGGCGATGCCACCCTCTCGGATAACTACGCAGGGGCGGTTCCTGCGGATATCGTGCTCGTGTGCGGAATTTTTGGCAACTTGGCCGATGAAGCGGCCCTACAGCAACTCATTGGCAACCTAAAATTCTTGGCGAAAACGGGTGCCTTGGTCGCTTGGACGCGAGGACATCGGGATGGCATCGCCTATTCCGACCTTGTGCGGCAGACCTTCCAATCCGCTCAGTTTGAAGAAGTGGACTTCCAGTTAACCGCCACGGGCGATATGGGGGTTGGGTTGCATCGCTATGTAGGCACCCCCGCTCCCCTACCGGCCAATCAGCACCTCTTCGTTTTTTCTGGCAGTCCCGATCGAGCGGTTGCTCCTACCTGA
- a CDS encoding arylsulfatase: MTKFLTIAVLSLTSLLPLPAWAATSKVLPIPEPPFQGKIGLTYKDSQPDFPKPITAPAKAPNVLLVLLDDEGFGQTSTFGGPIATPELTALADRGLRYNQFHVTALCSPTRAALLTGRNHHSVGTGVVQEIASGYPGYNSILPRSAATVAEVLQQNGYSTAAFGKWHNTPDYETSAAGPFDRWPTHLGFDYFYGFLGGDTNQWSPALVENTKHIQAPLNDPNYHLTHDLADHAIHWIQTQQSIAPDKPFFAYFATGATHAPHHAPKEWIERYKGKFDQGWDKLREETFARQKQLGVIPANAQLTPRPAELPAWDSLSKEDQKLFAHQAEVFAGFTAHTDAQVGRVIHAIDQLGELDNTLVIYIAGDNGASAEGGLTGSVNELKVFNGVPEDRQQVLAALDDLGSPKTFNHFHAAWAWAVNTPFQWTKQIASHFGGTRDPLVIAWGDRIQERGGLRTQFHHVIDIAPTILEAAGITAPTVVNGVEQQPIEGTSLVYTFDHPEEPSHRTTQYFEMFGNRAIYDRGWVAAARHGRLPWEAVSKTTFDQDTWELYNIAEDFSEANNLAAQNPTKLQQLQKLFLTEAQKHKVLPLDDRLLKRFDVSTRPSLVQGRTHFVYYPGTEGVPEASAPDIKNKSFSITADVELQDDDAEGVLVSQGGRFAGWSFFLDEGKPTFAYNFLGNDRTVIQASEKVSQGTTQLKFEFQSDGGKPGAGGIGKLWINGQQVGEGRIPHTVAYRWGLDETFDIGRDLGTPVLENYKVPFAFTGNLQKVTLDLKQA, from the coding sequence ATGACAAAATTTTTGACGATCGCGGTGCTCAGCCTCACGAGCTTGCTGCCGTTACCCGCCTGGGCCGCAACCTCCAAAGTCCTCCCCATTCCTGAGCCCCCGTTCCAAGGCAAAATTGGCCTCACCTACAAAGACTCCCAGCCGGACTTTCCCAAACCCATCACCGCCCCGGCCAAAGCCCCCAACGTTTTGCTCGTGCTGCTGGATGACGAAGGCTTTGGGCAAACCAGCACCTTTGGGGGCCCGATCGCGACCCCGGAACTGACCGCCCTCGCCGATCGGGGATTGCGCTACAACCAATTCCACGTCACGGCCCTCTGTTCCCCCACCCGAGCGGCCTTACTCACCGGGCGGAACCACCATTCCGTCGGCACAGGGGTCGTCCAGGAAATCGCCTCAGGCTATCCCGGCTATAACAGCATTTTGCCGAGGAGTGCCGCCACCGTGGCAGAGGTGCTCCAACAAAATGGGTACAGTACTGCCGCCTTTGGCAAATGGCATAACACCCCGGATTATGAAACCAGTGCCGCTGGGCCCTTCGATCGTTGGCCAACCCATCTCGGCTTTGATTACTTCTACGGCTTTTTAGGCGGTGATACAAACCAGTGGAGTCCTGCTTTAGTCGAAAATACGAAGCACATTCAAGCACCCCTCAACGACCCCAACTATCACCTTACCCACGACCTCGCCGATCACGCCATTCATTGGATTCAGACCCAGCAATCGATCGCCCCAGATAAGCCCTTCTTCGCCTACTTTGCGACGGGTGCAACCCACGCCCCCCACCATGCCCCCAAGGAGTGGATTGAACGGTACAAAGGGAAATTTGATCAGGGTTGGGATAAATTGCGTGAGGAAACCTTTGCCCGCCAGAAACAGTTAGGGGTGATTCCTGCCAATGCACAGTTAACGCCGCGCCCCGCTGAACTGCCCGCATGGGATTCCCTGTCCAAAGAAGACCAAAAGCTATTTGCCCATCAAGCGGAAGTTTTTGCGGGATTTACCGCCCATACCGATGCCCAAGTGGGACGGGTCATTCACGCGATCGATCAGTTAGGTGAATTAGATAACACCCTCGTGATCTACATTGCTGGGGATAACGGAGCCAGTGCAGAAGGAGGCTTAACAGGTAGCGTTAACGAATTGAAGGTGTTCAACGGGGTGCCCGAAGATCGCCAACAGGTCCTAGCAGCCTTGGATGATTTAGGCAGCCCCAAAACCTTTAATCATTTCCATGCGGCTTGGGCCTGGGCCGTCAACACGCCCTTCCAATGGACGAAACAAATTGCCTCCCACTTTGGCGGTACCCGCGATCCCTTGGTGATTGCCTGGGGCGATCGGATTCAGGAACGGGGGGGACTGCGCACACAATTTCACCATGTGATTGACATTGCACCCACGATTTTGGAAGCCGCTGGAATTACCGCTCCCACGGTGGTCAATGGGGTAGAACAACAACCGATCGAAGGCACCAGCCTAGTTTATACCTTTGACCATCCAGAGGAACCCTCCCACCGCACCACCCAGTACTTTGAAATGTTTGGGAATCGGGCAATCTACGATCGGGGTTGGGTGGCGGCGGCACGCCATGGTCGGTTACCTTGGGAAGCCGTTTCCAAAACCACCTTTGATCAAGATACCTGGGAGCTATACAACATTGCTGAAGACTTCAGTGAAGCGAACAATCTAGCGGCACAAAATCCAACCAAATTGCAGCAATTGCAAAAACTCTTTCTGACGGAGGCGCAGAAGCATAAAGTCTTGCCGTTAGACGATCGTCTTCTCAAGCGGTTTGATGTTAGCACCCGACCAAGCCTAGTTCAGGGACGAACCCATTTTGTTTATTATCCCGGTACGGAGGGAGTCCCCGAAGCCAGCGCACCGGATATTAAAAATAAATCCTTTAGCATTACCGCGGATGTGGAGCTTCAGGATGATGACGCAGAAGGCGTATTAGTCTCCCAGGGGGGACGGTTTGCGGGATGGAGCTTCTTTTTGGACGAGGGCAAACCCACCTTTGCGTACAACTTCCTAGGCAACGATCGCACCGTCATCCAAGCCTCGGAAAAAGTGAGTCAAGGAACAACTCAATTGAAATTTGAGTTCCAGTCCGATGGGGGTAAGCCCGGAGCCGGGGGCATTGGCAAATTATGGATCAACGGCCAGCAGGTTGGAGAAGGCCGCATTCCCCACACCGTTGCCTACCGTTGGGGCTTGGATGAAACCTTTGATATTGGTCGGGATTTGGGAACCCCTGTCCTTGAGAACTACAAGGTACCCTTTGCCTTCACCGGCAACTTACAGAAAGTCACCCTTGATCTCAAACAGGCTTAA
- a CDS encoding ferredoxin family protein: MIELVSHHRCINCDVCVQVCPTNVFDAVPDQPPVIARQEDCQTCFMCEAYCPADALYVAPQSHTQIPVDEAALIDRGILGEYRRILGWGYGRKNNSDQDTAHQLRQLPRPYQSQA, translated from the coding sequence ATGATCGAGCTAGTCAGCCATCATCGTTGCATTAATTGTGATGTTTGCGTTCAGGTCTGTCCAACCAATGTGTTTGATGCAGTGCCTGACCAACCGCCAGTGATTGCTCGCCAAGAAGATTGTCAAACCTGTTTCATGTGTGAAGCCTATTGTCCAGCGGATGCCCTCTATGTAGCACCGCAGTCCCACACCCAGATTCCCGTGGATGAAGCGGCACTCATCGATCGTGGCATCCTAGGGGAGTATCGCCGGATTTTGGGGTGGGGCTATGGCAGAAAAAATAATAGCGACCAAGACACAGCCCATCAACTCCGACAATTGCCCCGTCCCTACCAAAGTCAGGCATAA
- a CDS encoding ABC transporter permease subunit — MNLRTKQIDNAVNWVQLNRRFWTSERLISITSVLVILVLWTIATSFKWVSPLFLPSPIAVWSAFLRILSEGYKGNSLGYHIFQSMYRLFAALVFAIVTAIPLGMLCGFFKPARAALDPLIEFYRPLPPLAYYTLLVIWLGIENPSKIALLFLAAFAPLFLAVVSGVQRISIDRINGARSLGASGWQLFVYVILPSCLPEIFTGLRTAIGVAYSTLVAAEMVAAVSGIGWMVLDASKFLRSDVIFVGIIIMGTIAILIDTVIRWVEKSQLPWIGRDA; from the coding sequence ATGAACCTCAGGACGAAGCAAATCGATAATGCGGTGAATTGGGTTCAGTTGAATCGGCGATTCTGGACTTCAGAACGATTGATTTCCATTACCTCGGTTCTGGTAATCTTAGTCTTGTGGACGATCGCGACATCCTTCAAGTGGGTCAGCCCGCTATTCTTACCCTCACCGATCGCTGTATGGTCAGCCTTCCTGAGAATTTTGAGTGAGGGCTACAAAGGTAACTCGTTAGGGTATCACATTTTCCAAAGTATGTATCGGCTATTTGCCGCCCTAGTATTCGCGATCGTGACCGCGATTCCGTTGGGTATGCTGTGTGGTTTCTTCAAACCAGCACGAGCGGCCCTTGATCCCCTGATTGAATTTTACCGGCCCCTACCTCCCCTAGCCTATTACACCTTACTGGTCATTTGGCTGGGAATTGAAAATCCCTCGAAGATTGCGCTGTTATTTCTCGCTGCGTTTGCACCCTTATTTCTGGCGGTTGTCTCGGGGGTGCAGCGGATTTCCATCGATCGCATCAATGGCGCACGATCGCTGGGAGCATCGGGCTGGCAGCTATTTGTCTATGTCATCTTGCCCTCCTGTCTACCAGAAATTTTTACGGGGTTACGAACCGCGATCGGCGTTGCCTATTCCACACTAGTGGCAGCGGAAATGGTCGCTGCCGTTTCCGGGATCGGCTGGATGGTCTTAGATGCGAGTAAATTTCTCCGAAGTGATGTAATTTTTGTTGGCATTATCATCATGGGAACGATTGCAATCTTGATCGACACCGTGATTCGTTGGGTCGAGAAAAGTCAGCTTCCCTGGATTGGTCGCGATGCGTAG
- a CDS encoding formylglycine-generating enzyme family protein produces MLWVGSLWLSPNAWADLPCPAGMQWIAGGSFQMGSEDPRFPEERSADQVTLDSFCIDQTEVTNSQFAEFVQATGYRTVAERPLSPAQFPDLPDDQRSPGSLVFRPPAADAKSVPLLSWWYWTVGANWRHPSGPDSTIVGQENYPVVHIAYEDAVAYAQWAGKSLPTEAQWEFAARGGLDGATYSWGNQYAADKANTWQGLFPILNTQADGYSGTAPVGSFPANGYGLYDMTGNVWEWTADWYHPGHASHAHQHNPTGPQASQSFDPNKPRDGALHVIKGGSYLCALNYCSRFRPAARESESPDTGTTHIGFRLVKNLPSSHAPTIGQAG; encoded by the coding sequence ATGCTGTGGGTTGGTTCTCTGTGGCTCAGTCCTAATGCCTGGGCGGATCTCCCCTGTCCAGCGGGAATGCAATGGATTGCAGGGGGAAGCTTTCAAATGGGTTCAGAGGATCCGCGCTTTCCAGAGGAGCGATCGGCGGATCAGGTCACGCTAGATAGCTTTTGTATTGATCAAACCGAAGTCACCAATTCCCAATTTGCGGAATTTGTCCAAGCAACGGGATACCGAACTGTCGCAGAACGGCCACTCTCTCCAGCACAGTTTCCTGACTTGCCCGATGATCAACGATCGCCCGGTTCCTTAGTGTTTCGTCCCCCCGCCGCCGATGCAAAATCCGTGCCCCTTTTGAGTTGGTGGTATTGGACAGTCGGCGCTAACTGGCGACATCCCTCTGGCCCAGACAGCACGATCGTGGGTCAAGAGAACTATCCCGTCGTGCATATCGCCTACGAAGATGCGGTTGCCTATGCCCAATGGGCCGGAAAATCCCTGCCGACGGAAGCCCAATGGGAATTCGCGGCGAGGGGTGGCTTGGACGGTGCCACCTACAGTTGGGGTAACCAGTATGCAGCCGACAAAGCCAATACTTGGCAAGGGTTGTTTCCGATCTTGAATACCCAAGCCGATGGCTACAGCGGCACGGCTCCCGTTGGTTCTTTTCCTGCGAACGGCTATGGACTGTATGACATGACCGGGAATGTGTGGGAATGGACAGCGGATTGGTATCACCCAGGACACGCTAGCCACGCCCACCAACACAATCCCACCGGCCCCCAAGCCTCCCAGAGTTTTGATCCCAATAAACCCAGGGATGGGGCGCTGCACGTCATCAAAGGAGGCTCTTACCTCTGTGCGCTGAATTATTGCAGTCGGTTCCGTCCGGCGGCGCGGGAGTCCGAATCCCCCGACACTGGCACGACCCACATTGGATTTCGCTTAGTCAAGAATCTTCCTTCAAGCCACGCACCCACGATCGGCCAGGCAGGTTGA
- a CDS encoding GNAT family N-acetyltransferase, whose product MHTISDHPGVLDSEFPSQKIPFILRPYQSQDAPAVVDLWHRTWHQTFPDLQHPQSYAGWQTKFQQELLAQAVIWVATIAEQANNLINDPINDPINDSIGNLMGTPVSNSIGNPTGDPIGDQLHHQTIGIPQQAASDRIIGFVAVVLETQFVDQLFVDSRYHNQGIGAALLNRAKQLCPQGLTLDTLQINLKARKFYEHHGFKPGQLSVNAFNGQPNVKYHWQP is encoded by the coding sequence ATGCATACAATCTCTGATCATCCTGGGGTCCTTGATTCGGAATTCCCGTCCCAGAAAATCCCCTTCATCCTTCGTCCCTACCAGTCCCAGGATGCCCCAGCCGTTGTCGATCTTTGGCATCGTACTTGGCATCAAACCTTCCCCGATCTACAACATCCCCAATCCTACGCCGGTTGGCAAACCAAATTTCAGCAGGAGCTTCTGGCCCAAGCTGTTATCTGGGTCGCCACGATCGCCGAGCAAGCCAATAATCTAATTAATGATCCAATTAATGACCCAATTAATGATTCGATTGGGAATTTAATGGGTACTCCTGTTAGCAACTCCATTGGCAATCCTACTGGGGATCCTATTGGGGATCAGCTTCATCATCAAACGATCGGGATCCCTCAGCAGGCAGCCAGCGATCGAATTATTGGATTTGTTGCCGTTGTACTAGAAACGCAATTTGTGGATCAGCTATTTGTTGATTCTCGTTACCACAACCAGGGCATTGGCGCTGCTTTGCTCAATCGGGCTAAGCAACTCTGCCCCCAAGGACTAACGCTGGATACCTTGCAGATCAATCTCAAAGCCCGCAAATTTTACGAACACCATGGGTTTAAACCAGGGCAATTGTCCGTGAATGCATTTAATGGTCAACCCAATGTGAAATACCATTGGCAACCTTGA
- a CDS encoding ABC transporter substrate-binding protein yields the protein MNLKRRNLLLGLVGATVPVILSSCASEQTGRSSSSSSPTASGNPSTVNSSGGSVPDKIRIGYQVIPNGELLVKALGLAAKAFPNSQVQYTSFDSGRDVNTAIAANGIDFGLVGSVPASVGIAQGLAYQVYFIHDIIGSAEALIGKNGVQSIADLKGKKVATPFGSTAHFSLESLLLQEKIDQKDVTILDLQPPDIVAAWQRGDIDASYVWEPNLGKLKKDGGQIITTSADVAKKGIITADVGVVRKEFAEKYPDVVKQYISLLDEAVKLYRTDPKTAIAALAKEINITPADTEAGSNGVIWLDSSEQKEAKYLGAASQPGDFAKILKSSADFAVTQKKINSAPDLATYQQAIYTNK from the coding sequence GTGAATTTGAAACGTCGAAATCTGTTGTTGGGTTTGGTGGGTGCTACAGTACCAGTCATTTTGTCCAGTTGCGCTAGTGAGCAAACGGGTCGATCGAGTTCTAGCAGCTCACCTACGGCTAGCGGCAATCCTTCTACTGTGAATAGCTCCGGTGGCTCCGTGCCGGATAAGATTCGGATTGGCTACCAAGTGATTCCCAACGGAGAGCTCTTAGTGAAAGCCTTGGGCCTAGCAGCGAAAGCCTTTCCAAACTCCCAAGTTCAATACACCAGTTTTGACTCTGGACGCGATGTGAATACGGCGATCGCGGCCAATGGCATTGACTTTGGTTTAGTCGGATCGGTACCAGCGAGTGTAGGGATTGCCCAGGGCTTGGCCTACCAGGTTTACTTTATTCACGACATTATTGGTTCAGCGGAGGCTCTGATTGGCAAAAATGGAGTGCAATCGATCGCCGATCTCAAGGGTAAGAAAGTCGCAACCCCCTTTGGTTCAACCGCCCACTTCTCCCTAGAATCCCTATTACTCCAGGAAAAAATTGATCAGAAGGATGTGACCATCCTCGATCTGCAACCGCCGGATATTGTGGCTGCATGGCAACGGGGGGACATTGATGCGAGTTATGTGTGGGAACCAAATCTTGGCAAGCTGAAAAAAGATGGCGGCCAGATTATCACCACCTCCGCCGATGTTGCCAAGAAAGGCATTATCACCGCTGATGTCGGGGTGGTGCGCAAGGAGTTTGCTGAGAAATATCCAGACGTGGTGAAACAGTACATCAGCCTCCTCGATGAAGCAGTCAAACTCTATCGCACCGATCCAAAAACTGCGATCGCGGCCCTAGCCAAGGAAATTAACATCACCCCAGCGGACACAGAAGCTGGGAGTAACGGCGTCATTTGGCTGGATTCATCGGAACAAAAAGAGGCTAAATACCTAGGTGCAGCCAGTCAGCCGGGGGATTTTGCCAAAATCCTCAAGAGTTCAGCTGATTTTGCCGTAACCCAGAAAAAGATCAATAGCGCTCCGGATTTGGCGACCTATCAACAGGCCATTTATACCAACAAATAG